A region of the Pseudarthrobacter phenanthrenivorans Sphe3 genome:
CAGACCGCGCCACGGGCTTCGGCATCCCCAGCATGCGGGTGGACGGCAACGACGTCCTGGCCGTCATGGCGGCTACCCGGGTGGCCCTGGACCGTGCCCGCCGCGGCGGCGGCCCCACCTTTATCGAGGCCGTCAGCTACCGGATGGGGCCGCACACCACCGCGGATGACCCCACCCGCTACCGCGACGCCAATGAACTTGAGGATTGGGCAGCCAAGGACCCGATCAGCCGGATCGCCGCGCTGCTGGAGCGGAAGGGCCTGTTGACTGACGGGCTGCAGGAGCAGGTGAAGGACAAGGCCGACGCCGTTGCCCGCGAGATGCGGAAGGGCTGCACCACCATGCCGGACCCGGAGCCGCTGGACGTCTTCCGGCACGTCTACAGCACGCCCAACTCCTGGCTTGACCGGCAGCAGGAGCATTACGCCCGTTACCTGGCCTCCTTTGGTGATCCCGCAGGGGCCGTTTCAGAAGAAGGTGCACGCTGATGACCCAGATGACCTTTGCCCGTGCAATCAACGCGGGCCTGCGGAAGTCCCTGGAAAATGACCCGAAGGTGGTCCTCCTGGGCGAGGACATCGGCACGCTGGGCGGTGTGTTCCGCGTGACCGATGGCTTGCAGAAGGACTTTGGAAAGCACCGCGTGGTGGACACGCCCCTCGCGGAATCAGCCATCGTGGGCACCGCCGTCGGCCTCGCCTACCGCGGCTACCGCCCCGTGGTGGAGATCCAGTTCGACGGGTTCATCTACCCGGCCTTCGACCAGATCGTCAGCCAGGTGGCCAAGATCCACTACCGCACCCGCGGGGCGGTCAAAATGCCCATTACCATCAGGGTTCCGTTCGGTGGCGGGATCGGCTCACCCGAGCACCACTCGGAATCGCCGGAAGCCTACTTCACGCACACCTCGGGCCTACGGGTGGTCACCGTCGCCAATCCCCAGGACGCCTGGACCGTCATCCAGCAGGCGATCTCCTGCGACGATCCCGTGCTCTATTTCGAGCCGAAGCGCCGCTACCACGACAAAGGGGAAGTGGACGAAGCCCTGGACCCCAACGCCGCCCTGCCCATGGACCGGGCGCGCGTCCTCACTAAAGGGACGGACGTAACCCTGGTGGCCTACGGACCGCTGGTGAGGACGGCCCAGGATGCCGCGGCGGCTGCCAGTGACGAAGGGATTTCCATCGAGGTCATCGACCTGCGCTCGCTGGCGCCGGTGGACTACGACGCCGTTGTTGCCTCCGTCCGGAAGACCGGCCGCCTTGTGATCACCCACGAGGCCGGGCAGTCGGGCGGCCTCGGGGCAGAAGTGGCGGCCAGCATTACCGAGCGCTGCTTCTACTACCTGGAGGCGGCCCCGGTCCGGGTCACCGGATTCGACATCCCCTACCCATACTCAAAGCTCGAAATGCACCATCTGCCGGGCCTGGACCGGATCCTTGACGGCGTGGACCGCGCCCTGGGCCGGCCGAACTCCCTCAGCGGGTTGGAAGGATGAGCGGGACCATGATCAAGGAATTCCGGCTGCCGGACCTGGGCGAGGGCCTCACCGAATCGGAGATCCTCAGCTGGAAAGTCGGGGTGGGCGATACTGTCAGCCTCAACCAGGTGATAGCGGAGGTGGAAACAGCGAAAGCTGTTGTTGAGCTTCCTTCCCCGTTCGCAGGCGTGATCAAGGAACTCCACGAACAGCCGGGCACCATCGTGGAGGTGGGCAAGCCAATCGTCTCGTTCGAGGTAGCGGACGACGCCGGGCAGGCACCTTCGGAGGCTGGTGGCCCTGCCGCAGGGCCGGCGAAAGAGGCAGGCGATACTGCGGGGGAGGCGGCGGGCGAAGCTGCTGAGGGCTCTGGTGCGACCGCGAAACGGCAACCGAACCTCGTTGGCTATGGCGCCGTCGTCGAAAGCAGCGGCCGGCCGGCCCGGCGTCCACGGAACTTCACGCTTGTGGAGCCCGTCGAAGCCAAGCCCGAGGAAGCCGCCAGTGCTGAAGCCGAGCCCGACGAGCCTGCAGCCGAGCGCCCCCGCTCGACACCACCGGTGCGGAAGCTCGCCAAGGACATGGGCGTGGACCTGGCAGACGTGGCCGGAACCGGACCGCAGGGATTGATTACCCGTGAGGACCTGCAGCAATTCATGGAAGCCCAGTCCGCCGGCGCCGGGCAGCCAGCAACCGTTGCGGCGGGTATCCAGGCTGAGCCGGGCGGGCGGGAGACCAGGACCCCCATCAAGGGTGTCCGCAAGTTCACGGCCGCGGCCATGGTGCAAAGCGCCTTCACAGCCCCGCACGCCACGGAATTCCTCACCGTCGACGTCACCCCCGCCATGGACCTGCTCACCGGGCTGCGCGACAGCAGGGCTTTCGCAGGCATCAAGCTCACCCCGCTGACCCTGGCGGCAAAAGCAGTGCTCATCGCCCTCAGGCGCAGCCCCGCGCTCAACTCCCGGTGGGATGAGGAACACCAGGAGATCGTCACCTTCAACTACGTGAACCTCGGGATAGCGGCAGCCACCCCGCGCGGACTCATGGTACCCAACATCAAGGACGCGGACGCCATGTCGCTGGCCCAGCTGGGGGAAGCGCTGACCGCGCTCGCGGAGACGGCGCGTGCGGGCAAGACTCCGCCCGCCGACCTGGCCGGAGGCACCATATCGATCACCAACATCGGTGTCTTTGGGATCGACGCCGGTACCCCCATCCTGAATCCCGGCGAAGCTGCCATCCTGGCCCTCGGCGCGGTGCGGAAGATGCCCTGGGAATACCGCGGGAAAGTGGCGCTGCGCCAGGTCATGACGCTCAGCCTCTCCTTTGACCACCGGCTGGTGGACGGCGAACAGGCCTCACGCTTCCTGGCCGATGTGGGCGCCATCCTGGCCGATCCGGGCATGGTGCTGACCATGGTGTGAACTCAGGGGTGGGGGGACGGTTGCGGCGTGCCGGCCAGCAGGGCCGCAAGCGCCATGCCCTCGAGCAGGGGCCGGGCAGTTCCGGTCGCAATCTTCCGGCCGTGGCTGCGGACCGAATGGGGGGTGGAGTTGATAAGCCCGAACGTGGCGTGCGCCCGCATGCGCAGCTCGGAACTGTCTGTCCCCGGGTGGAGCCTGGCCAGGACGTCCACCCAGACCTCGACGTAGCTCCGCTGCAGTGCCCGGACGGCGGCCTGGTCCTGGTCCGAGAGGCTGCTGAAATCCCTGTCCTGGACACGGATGACATCCGGTTTGCCCAACGCAAAGTCCACCTGGAACTGCACCAGGCGCTGAAGGGCGGCCAGGGGATCCGGATTTTC
Encoded here:
- a CDS encoding SACE_7040 family transcriptional regulator, which gives rise to MPSTDAAPAGSSTPAGNPTTAGNPTSSGNPTSSVSPTTAVSPTQRSRAKESRRQALLAAAASLFALHGFNRVSLEDLGAAAGVSGPAVYRHFPGKQAVLADLLVTVSQELLDGGRRVVSENPDPLAALQRLVQFQVDFALGKPDVIRVQDRDFSSLSDQDQAAVRALQRSYVEVWVDVLARLHPGTDSSELRMRAHATFGLINSTPHSVRSHGRKIATGTARPLLEGMALAALLAGTPQPSPHP
- a CDS encoding alpha-ketoacid dehydrogenase subunit beta gives rise to the protein MTQMTFARAINAGLRKSLENDPKVVLLGEDIGTLGGVFRVTDGLQKDFGKHRVVDTPLAESAIVGTAVGLAYRGYRPVVEIQFDGFIYPAFDQIVSQVAKIHYRTRGAVKMPITIRVPFGGGIGSPEHHSESPEAYFTHTSGLRVVTVANPQDAWTVIQQAISCDDPVLYFEPKRRYHDKGEVDEALDPNAALPMDRARVLTKGTDVTLVAYGPLVRTAQDAAAAASDEGISIEVIDLRSLAPVDYDAVVASVRKTGRLVITHEAGQSGGLGAEVAASITERCFYYLEAAPVRVTGFDIPYPYSKLEMHHLPGLDRILDGVDRALGRPNSLSGLEG
- a CDS encoding dihydrolipoamide acetyltransferase family protein translates to MIKEFRLPDLGEGLTESEILSWKVGVGDTVSLNQVIAEVETAKAVVELPSPFAGVIKELHEQPGTIVEVGKPIVSFEVADDAGQAPSEAGGPAAGPAKEAGDTAGEAAGEAAEGSGATAKRQPNLVGYGAVVESSGRPARRPRNFTLVEPVEAKPEEAASAEAEPDEPAAERPRSTPPVRKLAKDMGVDLADVAGTGPQGLITREDLQQFMEAQSAGAGQPATVAAGIQAEPGGRETRTPIKGVRKFTAAAMVQSAFTAPHATEFLTVDVTPAMDLLTGLRDSRAFAGIKLTPLTLAAKAVLIALRRSPALNSRWDEEHQEIVTFNYVNLGIAAATPRGLMVPNIKDADAMSLAQLGEALTALAETARAGKTPPADLAGGTISITNIGVFGIDAGTPILNPGEAAILALGAVRKMPWEYRGKVALRQVMTLSLSFDHRLVDGEQASRFLADVGAILADPGMVLTMV